In the genome of Neofelis nebulosa isolate mNeoNeb1 chromosome 6, mNeoNeb1.pri, whole genome shotgun sequence, one region contains:
- the LOC131515517 gene encoding olfactory receptor 2B11-like: protein MAVMNPGNASIPKFFILLGFSDHPWLEMPLFIMVLVAYICTLVGNISIIVVSKVDPHLDSPMYFFLSNLSFLDLCFTTTTILQLLLNLWGPDKSISYGGCVAQFYLFHFLGATECIILAVMSLDRYIAICKPLRYPAIMHQRLCVSLVAMAWISGLANSLLQASLTVQLPLCGNNKVDDFLCEIPVMIKMSCVDTTFNVTMLSVVVTLFTLIPLSLILVSYGFIVDTVLRIRSSTGKKKAFNTCGSHVIVVCLFYGPVMCIYVQPCGTNSQDKNKLMALFYSLLTPMLNPFIYTLRNKDIKGAMRRLLPLSHQGRE, encoded by the coding sequence ATGGCAGTCATGAATCCGGGCAATGCAAGCATTCCAAAGTTCTTCATCCTATTGGGTTTCTCTGATCATCCCTGGTTGGAAATGCCACTCTTCATAATGGTGCTTGTGGCTTACATCTGCACACTAGTGGGAAACATCTCCATTATTGTTGTGTCCAAGGTGGACCCTCATCTTGACAGCCCtatgtacttcttcctttccaacctcTCCTTTCTGGACCTGTGTTTTACCACAACCACCATCCTTCAGCTGCTGCTGAACCTCTGGGGCCCAGATAAGTCCATCAGCTATGGAGGCTGTGTGGCCCAGTTCTATTTGTTTCACTTCCTGGGAGCCACAGAATGCATCATCTTGGCAGTCATGTCCTTGGATCGGTACATAGCCATCTGCAAGCCCTTGAGGTACCCAGCTATCATGCATCAGAGACTCTGTGTGTCCCTAGTGGCCATGGCGTGGATAAGTGGCTTGGCTAACTCCTTGCTTCAGGCATCCCTCACTGTCCAACTGCCACTTTGTGGTAACAACAAGGTGGATGACTTCCTGTGTGAGATTCCAGTGATGATCAAGATGTCCTGTGTTGACACCACTTTCAATGTAACTATGCTCTCTGTCGTGGTGACATTATTTACCTTGATTCCTTTGTCTCTTATTCTTGTCTCCTATGGGTTCATTGTAGATACAGTGCTCAGAATTCGTTCATCAACGGGAAAGAAGAAGGCCTTCAACACCTGTGGCTCTCATGTTATTGTTGTCTGTCTCTTCTATGGGCCAGTAATGTGCATTTATGTGCAACCTTGTGGTACTAACTCCCAGGACAAGAACAAACTCATGGCCCTGTTCTACAGTCTTCTGACTCCTATGCTTAACCCTTTTATCTATACTTTGAggaacaaggacattaaaggGGCAATGAGGAGACTTCTCCCATTGAGCCATCAGGGAAGAGAATAA